The window TTCTCGTCTGAAGGTTTGTCGGCCGGTTTGTCGGATTCGCCGACAGTGGCGGCGACCGGCTCCTCCGCGTCGTCGTCCTCGGTGGGCGCGACCCCGGTCTTCTGGTACTCCAGGAACTGCTCCTCGGAGACCACCCGATAGCCGATCGGCATCTTGCGCTCGGTGCTCTTGGCGGTGGCGGTCACGTCGACCTGCGAGACGTCGCTGTCGGCGGCGTCCCCGGCGGGCGTGCTGTCCGGGCCCTCGATCGGCACCACGTAACCGCGCGGACCCTTCATCACGACGAAGTAGATCGCCGCACCGAGGAAGACGATGGCCGAGGTGTAGACGTTGAGCCGGATCCCGAAGAAGTGGGTCGCGGTGTCCTCACGCAGGATCTCGATCCAGAAACGGCCGACCGTGTAGGCCATCACGTACAGCGCGAAGGCACGGCCCTTGCCGAACTTGAACTTCCGGTCCAGCAGCCAGACCAGCGCGGCGACACCCAGGTTCCAGACCAGCTCGTAGAGGAACGTGGGGTGGTAGAGATCGGGACGGGTCACCGGCTCACCGTCGATCATCACGGCGTGACCGGGGTTCGACGAGTCCATCTCGTGCACCTCGAGACCCCACGGCAGGGTGGTGACGCTGCCGTACAGCTCGTTGTTGAACCAGTTGCCGAGCCGGCCGATCGCCTGCGCGACAGGCAGCGCCGGGGCCAGCGAGTCGGCGATCACGCTCAGCGGGATGCCGATTTGGCGGGCCGCGATCCACGCGCCGACCGCACCACCGGCGACCGCACCCCAGATGCCGAGGCCGCCCTCCCAGATGAAGAACGCCTTGACCGGGTCACCGTCGGCACCGAAGTAGTCACCCGGCGAGGTGATGACGTGGTAGATCCGGGCGCCGATGATGCCGAACGGCACGGCCCAGACCACGATGTCCAGCGAGACCCACGGCGCCGCCCCGCGGTGACGCAACCGCTGCTCCAGCAGGAGCGTCGCGACAACCATGCCGGCGATGATGCAGAGGGCGTAGGCGCGGATCGGAAATCCGAGCACATGCCACACCGACTCGGTGGGGCTGGGGATGGCGGCGATAATCACGGGTGCACACGCTACCGTCGCGCGGTCGATCTGTGATGCCCAGGGCACCGGCAGAATTCAGCCGGCGCCCTCAGCGTCATCACAGTCAGCGCGTGCGCACACCCTCGGCCAGCTCGGTGCTCAGAGCACGCAGGTTGCTCAGGCCGGTGGCCCGGTCGCCGGCCTCCAACACGCACCGGATCAGCGCGCTGCCGACGATCACCCCGTCGGCGAACGCGGCCACCTCGGCCGCCTGCCGGCCGTTGCCGACGCCCAGGCCCACGCCCACCGGCATCTCCGGGTCGATCGACCGGATCCGCTGGACCAGCTCGGGGGCCTGCGACGACACGGTCTTGCGGGCGCCGGTGACACCCATCAGCGCGGTCGCGTAGACGAAGCCGCGGCAGTTCGCCAGGGTCATCGCGATCCGCTCGTCGGTGGAGCTCGGCGCCACCAGGAACGTCCGGTCGATCCGGTGCGCGTCCGACGCGGCGATCCACTCGGCCGCCTCGTCCGGGATCAGGTCCGGTGTGATCAGCCCGGTCGCCCCGGCCGAGGCCAGGTCACGGGCGAACGCGTCGACACCGTACTTCTCGATCGGGTTCCAGTAGGTCATCAGCACGACCGTGGCGCCCGCCGAGGAGACCGCGTCGATGATCTTCAGGGTGTCCCGGGTGCGGACCCCGTTGGCCAGCGCGATGTCGCTCGCCTTCTGGATCACCGGGCCGTCCATCACCGGGTCCGAGTACGGCAGCTCGACCTCGATCACGTCGCAGCCGGCCTCGTGCATCGCGATCATCTGCTCGATGCTGTGGTCGACCGTCGGGAACCCGGCCGGCATGCAGCCGACCAGCACCGAACGGTTCTCCGCCTTCGCCTTGGCGAACGTCTCGGCGATACTCACGTGTTCTCCCCCGGGACGACCGTCTCGTTCTGGTCGAGGATGCCGAAGTAGGCGCCGGCGGTGTGCACGTCCTTGTCGCCGCGACCGGACAGGTTGACCACGATCGTCGGCGTCCGGCCCAGCTCCTCGCGCAGGCGCGGGGCGATCTTCGCGACGCCCGCGAGAGCGTGCGAGCTCTCGATCGCCGGGATGATCCCCTCGGTCCGGCAGAGCAGCTGGAACGCGGCCATCGCCTCGGCGTCGGTCACCGGCTCGTAGACCGCTCGGCCGGTGTCGTGCAGCCAGGCGTGCTCCGGGCCGACACCCGGATAGTCCAGGCCGGCCGAGATCGAGTGCGACTCGATGGTCTGACCGTCGTCGTCCTGGAGCAGGTAGGTGCGGTTGCCGTGCAGCACACCGACCGAGCCGCCGGTGATCGACGCCGCGTGCCGGCCGGTCTCCACACCGTCGCCGCCGGCCTCGAAGCCGTACAGCCGGACGCCCTCGTCGGGCACGAACGCGTGGAAGATGCCGATCGCGTTGGACCCGCCGCCCACGCACGCGGCCACCGCATCGGGCAAGCGGCCGAGCTGCTCCAGGCACTGGGCCCGGGCCTCGACGCCGATCCCTCCGACGAAGTCGCGCACCAGCTCCGGGAACGGGTGCGGGCCGGCCGCGGTCCCCAGGAGGTAGTGGGTGGTCTCGACGGTGGAGACCCAGTCCCGCAGCGCCTCGTTCAGAGCGTCCTTGAGGGTACGGGACCCGTTCGTCACCGGGATCACGGTCGCGCCGAGCATCCGCATCCGGGCCACGTTGAGCGCCTGCCGCTGGGTGTCGGTCTCGCCCATGTAGACGACGCACTCCAGGTCGAGCAGGGCGGCCGCGGTCGCGCTGGCCACGCCGTGCTGCCCGGCGCCGGTCTCGGCGATCACCCGGGGCTTGCCCATCCGCTTGGCGAGCAGCGCCTGCCCCAGCACGTTGCGCACCTTGTGGGCGCCGGTGTGGTTCAGGTCCTCCCGCTTCAGCAGGATCTCCGCGCCCAGAGCCTCGGAGAGCCGGTTCGCCCGGTAGAGCAGCGACGGCACGCCCGCGTAGTTCAGCAGAAGGCCCTCGAAGGTCTTCTGGAACTCCGGGTCCTGCTTGGCCGACCGGTACGCGGCGTCCAGCTCGTCGAGTGCCTTGATCAGCGCCTCGGGCACGAACCGTCCGCCGTACCTCCCGAAGTGTCCGGCGAGGTCCGGCAGCGTCGGGGCGCTCACCGCACCGGCCTCGGCGTCGCCGGGTGGTTTCCGGCGTTGACCAGCTCGGCCACCGCGTCACGCGGCGACTTCTGGGTCACCAGGCCCTCGCCGACCAGCACCGCGTCGGCGCCTGCGGACGCGTAGCGGATCAGGTCGTGCGGCCCGCGCACACCCGACTCGGCGATCTTCACCACGTTCTGCGGGAGGCCGGGCGCGATCCGCTCGAAGACCGACCGGTCCACCTCGAGGGTCCGCAGGTCACGGGCGTTCACCCCGATGACCTTCGCGTTCGCCTCGAGCGCCCGATCCGCCTCCTCCTCGTTGTGCACCTCGACGAGGGCGGTCATGCCCAGCGACTCGATGCGCTCCAGGAGGCCGACCAGAACGTTCTGCTCCAGGGCCGCGACGATCAGCAGCACCAGGTCGGCGCCGTGGGCGCGCGCCTCGTGCACCTGATAGCTGGAGACCACGAAGTCCTTGCGCAGCACCGGGAT of the Actinoplanes sichuanensis genome contains:
- the lgt gene encoding prolipoprotein diacylglyceryl transferase, giving the protein MIIAAIPSPTESVWHVLGFPIRAYALCIIAGMVVATLLLEQRLRHRGAAPWVSLDIVVWAVPFGIIGARIYHVITSPGDYFGADGDPVKAFFIWEGGLGIWGAVAGGAVGAWIAARQIGIPLSVIADSLAPALPVAQAIGRLGNWFNNELYGSVTTLPWGLEVHEMDSSNPGHAVMIDGEPVTRPDLYHPTFLYELVWNLGVAALVWLLDRKFKFGKGRAFALYVMAYTVGRFWIEILREDTATHFFGIRLNVYTSAIVFLGAAIYFVVMKGPRGYVVPIEGPDSTPAGDAADSDVSQVDVTATAKSTERKMPIGYRVVSEEQFLEYQKTGVAPTEDDDAEEPVAATVGESDKPADKPSDEN
- the trpA gene encoding tryptophan synthase subunit alpha; translated protein: MSIAETFAKAKAENRSVLVGCMPAGFPTVDHSIEQMIAMHEAGCDVIEVELPYSDPVMDGPVIQKASDIALANGVRTRDTLKIIDAVSSAGATVVLMTYWNPIEKYGVDAFARDLASAGATGLITPDLIPDEAAEWIAASDAHRIDRTFLVAPSSTDERIAMTLANCRGFVYATALMGVTGARKTVSSQAPELVQRIRSIDPEMPVGVGLGVGNGRQAAEVAAFADGVIVGSALIRCVLEAGDRATGLSNLRALSTELAEGVRTR
- the trpB gene encoding tryptophan synthase subunit beta translates to MSAPTLPDLAGHFGRYGGRFVPEALIKALDELDAAYRSAKQDPEFQKTFEGLLLNYAGVPSLLYRANRLSEALGAEILLKREDLNHTGAHKVRNVLGQALLAKRMGKPRVIAETGAGQHGVASATAAALLDLECVVYMGETDTQRQALNVARMRMLGATVIPVTNGSRTLKDALNEALRDWVSTVETTHYLLGTAAGPHPFPELVRDFVGGIGVEARAQCLEQLGRLPDAVAACVGGGSNAIGIFHAFVPDEGVRLYGFEAGGDGVETGRHAASITGGSVGVLHGNRTYLLQDDDGQTIESHSISAGLDYPGVGPEHAWLHDTGRAVYEPVTDAEAMAAFQLLCRTEGIIPAIESSHALAGVAKIAPRLREELGRTPTIVVNLSGRGDKDVHTAGAYFGILDQNETVVPGENT
- the trpC gene encoding indole-3-glycerol phosphate synthase TrpC, which translates into the protein MLAGVREDVAARQAQVPLERVRELAAAAPPAIDAYAALRKPGVAVIAEVKRASPSKGAIADIPDPAELAGEYAQGGARCISVLTEGRWFGGSLDDLAAVRAAVKIPVLRKDFVVSSYQVHEARAHGADLVLLIVAALEQNVLVGLLERIESLGMTALVEVHNEEEADRALEANAKVIGVNARDLRTLEVDRSVFERIAPGLPQNVVKIAESGVRGPHDLIRYASAGADAVLVGEGLVTQKSPRDAVAELVNAGNHPATPRPVR